Proteins from a genomic interval of Pseudomonas paeninsulae:
- the mntA gene encoding type VII toxin-antitoxin system MntA family adenylyltransferase antitoxin, translated as MTIEAVEAALAQHPDVRLAYVFGSVASGRARPDSDVDVAVLTAAPLNVANKVRLISDIASSTGRPVDLIDLAGVGEPLLGQILRHGVRIRGDAALHAQWITRHILSNEDFMPYVERMLAERRQAWIG; from the coding sequence ATGACGATCGAAGCGGTCGAAGCTGCCTTGGCGCAGCATCCGGATGTAAGGCTGGCCTATGTATTCGGTTCGGTCGCCAGCGGTCGGGCCAGGCCGGACAGCGATGTGGACGTTGCCGTCCTGACGGCAGCGCCACTGAACGTTGCGAACAAGGTCCGCCTGATCTCGGACATCGCCTCGTCCACAGGCCGCCCCGTGGATCTGATCGACCTCGCCGGCGTCGGCGAACCCTTGCTGGGCCAGATTCTCCGGCATGGCGTGCGTATACGCGGCGATGCCGCTCTGCATGCGCAATGGATAACACGACATATCCTCAGCAATGAGGACTTCATGCCCTATGTCGAGCGCATGCTCGCCGAACGGAGGCAAGCATGGATAGGCTGA
- a CDS encoding flagellar brake protein — MPLIPVAPDEIESEQPLSWSLRNAQGKVLYPAGEAIAQADLADVLRLELFREDAETPALAVGGDGDTLESPFRLQLAPGDTIQLQQSTEKNTERYTVKVVGHLAPFSLLVTAPYANGKLLFVREGQIFLVRSFVGQHALAYRTRVLKTQLKPFPYLHLAYPVDVQSMRIRKSARSRIDLVTAINGPRGSSSGRIADLSLGGAKITSPATFANRDEEVRLTFRINPGGIDIYMDLKAMVRSVQQEQMEQPCVTTGVEFVDLSEQNRLALMAASNLHMLQDNV; from the coding sequence GTGCCCCTGATCCCCGTTGCACCTGATGAGATAGAAAGCGAACAGCCGCTGTCCTGGTCGCTACGAAACGCGCAAGGCAAAGTGCTCTACCCCGCCGGCGAGGCGATAGCGCAAGCCGATCTTGCGGATGTCTTGCGTCTGGAGCTGTTTCGCGAAGACGCCGAAACGCCAGCACTGGCGGTGGGCGGTGACGGTGACACACTGGAGTCGCCCTTTCGCCTGCAACTGGCGCCAGGCGATACCATCCAGTTACAGCAGAGCACCGAAAAGAACACCGAACGTTACACGGTCAAGGTCGTCGGCCACCTGGCACCCTTCAGCCTGCTGGTTACGGCGCCCTACGCCAATGGCAAGCTGCTGTTCGTGCGCGAGGGACAGATTTTTCTGGTGCGTAGCTTTGTCGGCCAACATGCCCTGGCCTACCGCACCCGGGTACTGAAAACCCAGCTTAAGCCATTCCCCTATCTGCACCTGGCGTATCCGGTCGATGTACAGTCGATGCGAATTCGTAAATCGGCGCGATCCCGCATCGATCTGGTGACCGCCATCAACGGGCCTCGCGGCAGCAGCTCAGGTCGCATCGCAGACCTCAGCTTGGGCGGAGCGAAAATTACCAGCCCAGCCACCTTTGCCAATCGGGACGAGGAAGTCCGTCTGACGTTTCGCATCAACCCCGGTGGCATCGATATCTACATGGATCTGAAAGCCATGGTGCGCAGTGTTCAGCAGGAACAGATGGAGCAACCCTGCGTGACCACCGGGGTCGAATTCGTCGACCTTAGTGAGCAGAATCGCCTGGCGCTTATGGCCGCGTCTAACTTGCACATGCTGCAGGACAACGTCTAA
- a CDS encoding flagellin N-terminal helical domain-containing protein produces the protein MALTVNTNVASLNAQRNLNKSSSALATTMERLSTGSRINSAKDDAAGLQIANRLTSQVNGLSVAVKNANNGISIAQTAEGALQESTNIMQRMRDLALQSSNGSNSSSERTALQQEFTALSGELTRISGTTTFGGKNLLDGSLNNASFQVGSNANETVSFSLGDMSAAALKGSSSAAQATGTAPSNMAASVTGGVIQADTTTGATTGTGPVAGTLTDLAIAFSSTSVTLGATSVDMSSVTDDASMKAALDIAASTAGYMVANGTNAGEYTITGTGLVSVSIDGGAVSTNGADAVQADPGTTTTGPATGTSVIGRSTAGGVNVNGITVAIAADATADAVLTAINAETATTGVTAALTDGRISLTSANGKEVKLADTVGGSLKGLGLTAGTTSAKLTVDTSVTLNGTEIKLAKGSDMDSIVTSINTASTGVSASKNTDGTLALFSGGDFTVADGANGTGLATLGLTAAAGANAAVKVESSISNLDITSAEGAQQAIQVLDGAIQQVDSERAKLGAVQNRFDSTISNLNNISENASAARGRITDTDYAVETANLSKNQIMQQAGTAILAQANQLPQAVLSLLQ, from the coding sequence ATGGCTCTTACCGTCAATACCAACGTTGCGTCGCTCAATGCCCAACGTAACCTGAACAAGTCGTCTTCGGCCCTCGCCACCACCATGGAGCGTTTGTCCACGGGTTCGCGCATCAACAGCGCCAAGGACGATGCCGCCGGCTTGCAGATCGCCAACCGCCTGACCAGCCAAGTCAATGGTTTGAGTGTGGCGGTGAAGAACGCCAACAACGGCATCTCCATCGCGCAGACCGCAGAAGGTGCTCTGCAAGAGTCGACCAATATCATGCAGCGCATGCGTGACCTGGCGCTGCAATCGTCAAACGGCTCCAACAGCAGTTCCGAGCGTACCGCTTTGCAACAAGAATTCACTGCCCTGTCTGGCGAGCTGACCCGTATTTCCGGGACCACCACCTTCGGTGGTAAGAATCTGCTGGACGGCTCGCTGAACAATGCCAGTTTCCAGGTCGGCTCCAATGCCAACGAAACCGTTTCGTTCAGTCTGGGTGATATGAGCGCCGCAGCCCTGAAGGGCTCATCCAGCGCCGCCCAGGCGACTGGTACTGCGCCTAGCAATATGGCGGCCAGCGTTACCGGCGGTGTTATTCAGGCCGATACAACCACTGGTGCCACTACTGGTACCGGTCCAGTTGCGGGTACCTTGACCGATCTCGCAATCGCGTTCAGCTCCACATCGGTTACGTTGGGCGCTACTTCAGTCGATATGTCGAGTGTTACTGACGATGCATCAATGAAGGCAGCGTTGGATATCGCTGCATCGACTGCGGGTTACATGGTTGCCAACGGAACGAATGCTGGTGAATACACTATTACTGGCACAGGCTTGGTTTCAGTATCAATTGACGGCGGTGCGGTTTCCACTAACGGTGCCGATGCTGTTCAGGCCGATCCTGGTACCACCACCACCGGTCCAGCTACCGGCACTTCCGTAATTGGCCGCAGCACCGCTGGCGGTGTCAACGTTAACGGTATAACTGTTGCCATCGCTGCCGACGCTACGGCTGATGCTGTTTTAACCGCTATCAATGCCGAGACAGCCACCACTGGCGTTACTGCAGCCCTCACGGATGGTCGTATTTCCCTGACCTCTGCTAACGGTAAGGAAGTGAAGCTCGCCGATACCGTGGGTGGCTCGCTTAAAGGCCTGGGTCTGACGGCAGGTACCACTTCTGCCAAGTTGACCGTGGATACGTCGGTGACGCTCAATGGCACCGAGATCAAGCTGGCCAAGGGCAGTGACATGGATTCCATTGTCACCAGCATCAACACCGCCAGCACCGGCGTGAGTGCGAGTAAGAATACTGACGGGACTCTGGCGCTGTTCTCAGGTGGTGACTTCACCGTGGCGGATGGTGCTAACGGTACCGGTTTGGCGACATTGGGCCTGACAGCGGCAGCAGGTGCGAACGCTGCGGTGAAGGTAGAATCTTCAATCAGCAACCTGGATATCACCTCCGCCGAAGGCGCCCAGCAAGCCATCCAGGTACTGGACGGGGCGATTCAGCAAGTGGACAGCGAGCGGGCCAAACTCGGTGCGGTACAGAACCGCTTCGATTCGACCATCAGCAACCTGAACAACATCTCGGAAAACGCCTCGGCTGCCCGTGGTCGCATCACCGACACCGACTATGCCGTGGAAACCGCCAACCTGAGCAAGAACCAGATCATGCAACAGGCCGGCACCGCGATTCTGGCCCAGGCCAACCAGCTGCCCCAGGCGGTGCTCAGCCTACTGCAGTAA
- a CDS encoding flagellar protein FlaG produces MDVFFPHGPAVGAAQAVRSGELRGERQPTVAAKTSVETTQGEPKDERQPLEQAVSNIESFVQNIRRDLDFALDDSSGRVVVKVTDRVSGEVVRQIPSEEALRLAENLEEVRSLLFQAEA; encoded by the coding sequence ATGGACGTTTTTTTTCCCCATGGACCGGCCGTTGGTGCGGCGCAAGCCGTTCGGTCGGGCGAGTTGCGTGGCGAGCGCCAGCCGACAGTCGCCGCAAAGACCTCGGTCGAAACAACACAGGGTGAGCCCAAGGATGAGCGCCAGCCGCTGGAGCAGGCAGTATCAAACATCGAGAGTTTTGTACAGAATATTCGCCGTGACCTGGATTTTGCCCTGGACGATTCGAGTGGCCGGGTGGTGGTCAAGGTGACGGACCGGGTTTCCGGCGAGGTGGTGCGGCAGATTCCTTCAGAAGAAGCGCTGCGTTTGGCGGAAAATCTGGAGGAGGTGCGCAGTCTGCTGTTCCAGGCCGAGGCCTGA
- the fliD gene encoding flagellar filament capping protein FliD: protein MVGITGIGSGIDIDSMVGALVGAEKAPKEAQLSRLEKATTSKISALGQLNSALNSFQTALKKLNDISLFEKRSASSSNSSLVTATASKTAQAGNYSLKVEALASGSKAASRSLAGDFSTGAAGTLTVKLGADDPGISVDIAEGLSLGQVRDALNSQLKDSGISANLVTNPEDGKTRLIMTSSNTGAGKDVQIEAGAGLEALAIGGGLLNQDDPGYASQSGVLEASSNAKFSIDGLALQSASNTVDGAIPEVTFNLLAADKDKTVTVKVAQDQSGVTTNIKKFVEAYNSLMSTTQSLTSVTSVGEGKEPVTGSLLGDSSVRGLLSTIRNQLASPAAQEGVRVLSELGITTQKDGTLAIDDAKLSSALESNFDAVGAFFTGDSGLMNRLSSQVDGYVKSDGILNQRISGLQKTINSVDEQREALNLRIDKLQARLYSQFNAMDSLVAQLTQTSDWLTSSLDSLPGFVNKNK from the coding sequence ATGGTAGGCATAACGGGTATCGGTTCCGGCATCGACATCGACAGTATGGTCGGTGCCCTGGTGGGGGCGGAAAAAGCGCCGAAAGAGGCGCAGCTTTCACGCCTGGAAAAGGCCACTACTTCGAAAATCTCTGCCTTGGGCCAGCTCAATAGCGCCTTGAACAGCTTTCAAACCGCGCTAAAAAAACTCAACGATATCAGCTTGTTCGAAAAGCGCAGTGCCAGTTCTTCAAATAGCAGCCTGGTTACGGCCACTGCCAGTAAAACTGCTCAGGCCGGCAATTACAGCCTCAAGGTGGAGGCCTTGGCCAGCGGTAGCAAAGCGGCCAGCAGGTCTCTGGCGGGTGATTTTTCCACCGGTGCAGCAGGTACTCTGACCGTCAAGCTGGGGGCAGATGATCCCGGTATCAGCGTGGACATCGCTGAAGGCTTGAGCCTGGGCCAGGTGCGCGATGCACTGAATAGCCAACTCAAGGACAGCGGCATCAGTGCCAACCTGGTGACCAACCCTGAGGACGGCAAGACGCGCCTGATCATGACCTCGAGCAACACCGGGGCCGGCAAGGATGTGCAGATCGAGGCCGGGGCGGGTCTTGAGGCGTTGGCTATCGGTGGCGGCCTGCTGAATCAGGATGATCCAGGCTACGCCAGTCAGAGCGGAGTGCTGGAGGCCTCTAGCAATGCCAAGTTCAGTATCGATGGCTTGGCGCTGCAGAGTGCGAGCAATACCGTCGACGGCGCTATCCCTGAGGTGACGTTCAATCTGCTGGCGGCGGACAAGGACAAAACGGTTACGGTTAAGGTTGCGCAGGACCAGTCCGGGGTGACGACGAATATCAAGAAGTTCGTCGAGGCTTACAATTCGCTGATGTCCACGACTCAGTCATTGACCAGCGTGACCTCAGTTGGCGAGGGCAAGGAACCCGTGACGGGCAGCTTGCTCGGGGATTCCAGTGTGCGCGGCCTGCTTTCAACTATTCGTAACCAGCTGGCCTCGCCAGCCGCGCAGGAGGGTGTGCGGGTGCTGAGCGAACTGGGGATTACCACGCAGAAGGACGGCACCCTGGCGATCGATGATGCCAAGCTGTCCAGCGCACTCGAGAGCAATTTTGACGCGGTCGGGGCCTTCTTTACTGGTGACAGCGGCCTGATGAACCGCCTGAGCAGTCAGGTCGATGGCTATGTTAAATCTGACGGCATACTTAATCAGCGCATCAGTGGTCTACAAAAGACCATCAACAGCGTTGATGAGCAGCGTGAAGCATTGAATCTGCGTATCGATAAACTGCAGGCGCGGCTGTATTCCCAGTTCAATGCAATGGACTCCCTGGTGGCGCAATTGACCCAGACCAGTGACTGGCTAACCAGCTCGCTGGACAGCCTTCCTGGCTTTGTGAACAAGAACAAATAA